One genomic segment of Prochlorococcus marinus str. MIT 0919 includes these proteins:
- a CDS encoding tetratricopeptide repeat protein: MEHNQESQFDAAMSRYQSGVDPSEVLKDFENITAVSPAQSAGWTCLAWLQLLCNRNEDALKSARTAVKLNAQDPQARVNLSLALLETNSKGVRDHIDFVKRALLIVPEIEKELKLSIEDGLDRKPEWKSLIKVKIWLGF; encoded by the coding sequence ATGGAGCACAATCAAGAAAGTCAATTTGATGCAGCAATGTCAAGATATCAATCAGGAGTAGACCCCAGCGAAGTCCTTAAAGACTTTGAAAACATTACTGCAGTATCTCCAGCTCAATCAGCTGGATGGACTTGTCTTGCATGGCTGCAGTTGCTTTGTAATCGCAATGAGGATGCTTTGAAGTCTGCTCGTACCGCAGTTAAATTAAATGCCCAAGATCCTCAGGCAAGAGTTAATTTAAGCCTTGCTTTATTAGAAACTAATTCAAAGGGAGTTCGGGATCATATCGATTTTGTCAAAAGAGCTTTGTTAATAGTTCCAGAAATTGAGAAGGAATTAAAACTTTCCATAGAGGATGGATTGGACCGCAAGCCTGAATGGAAATCCTTAATCAAAGTAAAGATTTGGTTGGGTTTTTAA
- a CDS encoding SRPBCC family protein: MGSWLEHTVTTQINAPVQRVWNIWSDLEAMPLWMTWIESVKTIDDEAKVLPDITEWTLAANGFRFKWKAKINQRIEKENLQWESIGGLPTKGSVYFESKDNQMTKVKLIISYELPKMLARLMEENILGKMVTNELQTNLNNFKSLVESEYGQ; this comes from the coding sequence ATGGGAAGTTGGCTAGAACACACTGTAACCACTCAAATCAATGCTCCAGTTCAAAGGGTCTGGAATATTTGGAGTGATTTAGAGGCAATGCCGCTCTGGATGACATGGATTGAATCAGTGAAAACCATTGATGATGAAGCAAAGGTTCTTCCTGACATTACTGAATGGACATTAGCGGCAAATGGTTTTCGATTTAAATGGAAAGCAAAAATAAACCAAAGAATTGAAAAAGAAAATTTGCAATGGGAATCAATTGGCGGTCTACCAACCAAAGGCTCTGTTTATTTTGAGTCAAAAGATAATCAAATGACAAAAGTAAAGCTTATTATTTCCTATGAACTTCCCAAAATGCTAGCGAGACTAATGGAAGAAAATATCTTGGGTAAGATGGTTACAAATGAACTACAAACTAACTTGAACAATTTCAAAAGTCTAGTAGAAAGTGAATATGGTCAGTAA
- a CDS encoding uroporphyrinogen-III synthase — translation MNHVDKPFSLSGKKIVITRSQDQQSEARYAFEAVGALVYDLPALVIGPPDKWTLLDNALLELDSFHWIIFSSSNGVQAVESRLNLKDRSLVDLPTNLKIAAVGRKTARSLKDIDVSVDFIPPQFVAESLIENFPVSGLGLKVLLPRVQSGGRKFLSESFIKAGAKVVQVPAYESRCPDNIPQETIHALKQKEVNIIAFTSGKTVANTASLLEKYFGKNWQKILVDIQIISIGPQTSISCIDYFKRVDAEAEPHDLDGLVNACIQLL, via the coding sequence ATGAATCATGTCGATAAACCATTTTCTTTAAGTGGTAAAAAAATTGTTATAACTAGATCTCAAGATCAACAATCTGAAGCTAGATATGCTTTTGAAGCAGTAGGTGCATTAGTGTATGATTTACCAGCTTTAGTGATAGGTCCGCCAGATAAATGGACTTTGCTAGATAATGCTTTGCTTGAATTAGATAGCTTTCATTGGATTATATTTTCTAGTAGCAATGGTGTACAAGCTGTTGAATCGAGATTAAATCTTAAAGACCGATCCTTAGTAGATTTACCTACTAATTTGAAAATTGCTGCGGTAGGCAGGAAAACAGCTAGATCGCTAAAAGATATTGACGTTAGTGTGGATTTTATACCTCCACAATTTGTAGCAGAGAGTCTTATCGAAAATTTCCCGGTTTCTGGTTTGGGTTTAAAGGTTTTATTGCCCAGAGTTCAAAGTGGTGGAAGAAAATTCCTTTCAGAATCATTTATTAAAGCTGGAGCAAAAGTAGTACAGGTTCCAGCATATGAATCACGTTGTCCAGATAATATTCCTCAAGAAACTATTCATGCTTTGAAGCAGAAAGAAGTTAATATAATAGCCTTTACAAGTGGTAAAACAGTTGCTAATACTGCAAGTTTACTTGAGAAATACTTTGGCAAGAACTGGCAAAAAATATTAGTTGATATTCAAATAATATCTATAGGGCCTCAAACATCTATTAGTTGTATTGATTATTTTAAGAGAGTTGATGCTGAAGCTGAACCTCATGATTTAGATGGATTAGTTAATGCGTGTATCCAATTGTTGTGA
- the zds gene encoding 9,9'-di-cis-zeta-carotene desaturase, translating into MKVAIVGAGLAGLTAAVDLVDAGHEVDIYEARPFLGGKVGSWEDSQGNHIEMGLHVFFFNYANLFALMKKVGALENLLPKDHTHLFVNKGGNVKSLDFRFALGAPFNGLKAFFTTPQLNWIDKLRNALALGTSPIVKGLVDYEGAMQTIRELDAISFQKWFVNHGGSINSIKRMWNPIAYALGFIDCETISARCMLTIFLMFAAKTEASKLNLLKGSPHKWLTKPILNYIESKGGKLHLRHRVKEIQFNDNKSPEVTRIILNTPSGEISIQADKYLAACDVPGIQKLIPSEWKKFPEFLAINKLDAVPVATVQLRYDGWVTELNNLSGQKNLQVPTGLDNLLYTADADFSCFADLALTSPEDYRREGVGSLLQCVLTPGDPWISKSNEAIISHTDAQVRELFPSSSDLKLVWSNVVKLAKSLYRESPGMEPYRPKQSTSISNFFLAGSYTKQDYIDSMEGATMSGHLAAAEILEKPSTLKKNSAVF; encoded by the coding sequence GTGAAAGTAGCAATTGTCGGTGCTGGATTGGCTGGGCTGACAGCAGCAGTAGATCTTGTGGATGCAGGCCACGAGGTCGATATTTATGAAGCAAGGCCCTTCTTGGGAGGGAAAGTAGGTAGCTGGGAAGATTCTCAAGGGAATCATATAGAAATGGGTTTACACGTTTTTTTCTTTAACTATGCAAATCTTTTTGCATTAATGAAAAAGGTAGGTGCACTTGAAAATCTTTTACCCAAAGATCACACCCATTTATTTGTAAACAAAGGTGGAAATGTCAAATCGTTAGATTTTCGCTTTGCATTAGGAGCACCCTTTAATGGCCTCAAAGCATTTTTCACTACCCCACAACTGAATTGGATAGATAAACTTCGTAACGCATTAGCACTTGGAACTAGTCCAATCGTAAAAGGGCTGGTGGATTATGAGGGTGCCATGCAAACCATTAGAGAGCTTGATGCCATTAGCTTTCAAAAATGGTTTGTTAACCATGGAGGGAGTATTAATAGTATTAAACGGATGTGGAATCCAATAGCTTACGCTTTAGGTTTCATTGATTGTGAAACAATATCAGCAAGATGTATGTTAACTATATTTTTGATGTTTGCCGCAAAAACGGAAGCTTCAAAATTAAATCTTTTAAAAGGTTCACCTCATAAATGGCTTACAAAGCCAATTCTCAATTATATAGAAAGTAAAGGTGGGAAATTACATCTTCGGCATCGCGTCAAGGAAATACAATTTAATGACAATAAATCCCCAGAAGTAACAAGAATTATTCTCAATACACCTTCAGGAGAAATAAGTATACAAGCAGATAAGTATCTAGCAGCATGTGATGTACCAGGAATACAAAAATTAATTCCATCTGAATGGAAAAAGTTCCCGGAATTTTTAGCAATTAATAAGCTTGACGCTGTCCCAGTGGCAACAGTACAACTTAGATATGATGGATGGGTTACAGAACTGAATAACCTTTCTGGTCAAAAAAATCTTCAAGTCCCTACAGGATTAGACAATCTTTTATATACAGCAGATGCGGACTTTAGCTGCTTTGCAGATCTTGCGCTAACTAGTCCGGAAGATTACCGTCGTGAAGGTGTGGGATCATTGCTTCAATGCGTTCTAACTCCAGGAGATCCTTGGATATCAAAATCTAACGAAGCAATTATTAGTCATACTGACGCGCAAGTCAGAGAACTTTTTCCATCTTCAAGTGATCTGAAATTGGTTTGGAGTAACGTCGTAAAACTAGCTAAATCTCTGTATAGAGAATCACCAGGGATGGAACCATATAGGCCTAAGCAATCAACTTCTATTAGTAATTTTTTCTTAGCAGGAAGTTATACAAAACAGGACTATATTGATTCTATGGAGGGTGCAACTATGAGTGGACATTTAGCTGCTGCTGAAATCCTAGAAAAACCAAGCACTCTGAAAAAAAATTCTGCTGTTTTTTAA
- a CDS encoding lipid-A-disaccharide synthase-related protein: MKKFLVISNGHGEDLSGSLLALELKKRGFLVEAFALVGKGKAYTNMGIKNIGLRREFSTGGIGYTSLMGRFTELIQGQLIYLINSILKLLFVSKRYDHFVVVGDIVPVLAAWLTRRPTFVYLVAYSSHYEGKLRLPWPCRYFLSSNIFKAIYCRDQLTANDLTFQLRRKAMFLGNPFMDPVFSDQEPLEECNFRIGILPGSRRPELENNLVEILNLLLLLKEDIFTSKVVSFDVALVSSLNKNELFLLVSKYGWKIIDSNLEKDTISIINSSFKVNILWKSFLKIVQSSDLIIAMAGTATEQAVGLSKPIVQLPGKGPQFTTAFAEAQRRLLGPTVFCAENSLRKRGDILKKSADLILLLYERISKEDYLKIECQKQALLRLGEKGGTTRIINSISQTVAP, translated from the coding sequence TTGAAAAAATTTTTAGTAATTAGTAATGGTCATGGAGAGGATTTGTCTGGTTCCCTTTTGGCATTAGAGCTTAAGAAAAGAGGTTTTTTAGTAGAAGCTTTTGCATTAGTTGGTAAAGGTAAGGCATATACCAATATGGGCATTAAGAATATTGGCTTAAGACGTGAATTTAGTACTGGGGGTATTGGATATACAAGCTTGATGGGTAGATTTACTGAATTAATTCAAGGTCAATTAATTTATTTGATTAATAGCATCCTGAAGTTATTATTTGTTTCTAAGAGATATGATCATTTTGTAGTTGTTGGTGATATTGTTCCAGTTCTTGCTGCATGGCTTACGCGCAGACCAACATTTGTTTATTTAGTAGCTTACTCTAGTCACTATGAAGGTAAACTGAGGTTGCCTTGGCCTTGTAGATATTTTTTAAGCAGTAATATTTTTAAAGCAATTTATTGTAGGGATCAGTTGACTGCAAACGATTTAACATTTCAATTGAGACGTAAAGCTATGTTTCTAGGCAACCCTTTTATGGATCCTGTTTTTAGCGATCAAGAACCTTTGGAAGAATGTAATTTTAGAATTGGTATATTGCCAGGAAGTAGGCGGCCTGAGTTGGAGAATAATCTAGTGGAAATACTAAATTTATTACTACTATTAAAAGAAGACATATTTACTAGTAAAGTTGTAAGCTTTGATGTGGCATTGGTATCTTCTTTAAATAAGAATGAACTCTTTTTATTAGTATCTAAATATGGATGGAAAATAATAGATAGTAATCTCGAAAAAGATACTATTTCTATAATTAATTCAAGTTTCAAGGTTAATATACTTTGGAAATCTTTTCTCAAAATTGTTCAAAGTAGTGACCTTATAATAGCCATGGCAGGTACAGCTACTGAGCAAGCGGTTGGACTTTCTAAACCAATTGTTCAGCTTCCAGGCAAAGGGCCTCAATTCACTACTGCTTTTGCAGAAGCCCAAAGACGCTTGCTTGGACCGACGGTATTTTGTGCAGAAAACTCTCTTCGAAAAAGAGGGGATATTTTAAAGAAATCCGCAGATTTAATTCTTTTATTATATGAAAGGATTTCCAAAGAGGACTATTTAAAAATAGAGTGTCAGAAACAAGCCTTATTAAGGCTTGGTGAAAAAGGTGGAACAACAAGAATAATCAATTCAATCTCTCAGACTGTTGCACCTTAA
- a CDS encoding HesB/IscA family protein, with translation MTRSDSVDKTHTAQDGKGILITQVAMGQLARLCTDQGKDKLLRVGVRSGGCSGMSYTMDFVSMNDIHEDDEVYEYKPSEEVSFKVVCDAKSLLYIYGMQLDFSTDLIGGGFNFTNPNATQTCGCGSSFAV, from the coding sequence ATGACTAGATCAGATTCAGTGGATAAAACCCATACTGCTCAAGATGGGAAAGGTATTTTAATTACCCAAGTTGCCATGGGACAGCTGGCTAGGCTTTGCACTGATCAGGGTAAAGATAAATTGCTTCGGGTTGGAGTTCGCTCAGGTGGATGTAGCGGGATGAGTTACACCATGGATTTTGTATCTATGAATGACATACACGAAGATGATGAAGTTTATGAATATAAACCCTCTGAAGAAGTATCGTTTAAGGTTGTTTGTGATGCGAAAAGTCTTTTATATATTTATGGAATGCAATTGGATTTCAGTACTGATTTAATTGGTGGAGGATTTAATTTCACCAATCCAAATGCAACACAAACATGTGGATGTGGAAGTTCTTTTGCTGTTTGA